In bacterium, the DNA window GATTGATAACCAGGTAAGTGAAGCCGCTTTTTCTTCGGCATCTTCAGGCAAATTAGTGATAAAAGTTCCGCCGTATCTTCCTCTGGAAAATTTTACGATATCTTGTTCGGAAAGTCTTTGCAGGGCTTTTCTTATGGTGTTGCTGCTTACTTTAAGATCAAGAGCCAGTTTTCCCATTGCAGGAAGTTTATCATCAAGCCTATAATTTTCTTTAATATATTGTTTAAGGTGAATTTCAACTTTTTCGTAGTTGTAAAGGCTTGCTTGGAAAGCAGGTGCGAATATTTCACTTTCTTTACCGGTCATTAATTGTTTGTCTGACGGTAAACGCAAAATAAATGTGCCGTATCTGCCTCTTTTTGATTGAAGAATGCCTTGTTCAACAAGTCTTTTCATTGCATCATGAACAGTTTTTATGCTTACTTTTAATGTATCAGCGAGTTCATAATGAGAAATTAATTTATCACCGATTTTGTAACCTTGAACTATAAGTTCTTTAAGATCCCTTTCCACTTGGTCTACAAGTGTATCAGTATCAACTTCGTTTGATGCTTCCAGTTCGACTTCAGAGATTTGAGGTAATGCTTTAAGTCTCCAGGTTGATTTGTTTCCTTTCAATCCTTTTGATTCAATTATGTCAATATTTGAAAGATATTCAAGCGCTAATCTTGTAGTGTTTGGTGCGCTTCCAATGATTTTTGACAATTCTCTCGAAGAAGGAAGCAGATCGCCTAATTCATATCTGTTTTGGAAAATTAATTTTTTTAATGCTTCAATGGCGTTTTCTCTTTTTGAGGTTTGTTTTCTTAATTCTTTTTCAGGATTGTTTCTATCACATATAAATGTGCCGATACGTTGTTTTGATTCAACATAGCCAAGGTCTTCAATAAGCCTGATTGCTGTTTGAACTGTACCTATACTTAAATTTACTTTGCCTGCAATAATATTTTTTTGAGGTAATAACTGGTTTGCTCTGATTTTATCTTCTTTTAAGCCTGTATTAATCCAGTTAACAAGCCAATCTGCAAGAATACTGTCTTTTGTTTTTTCAGAATTCCTGAAATCAGGAAGTTTATCAGGCAATGCAGATATATCTATTCTTAGCAGGTTTGATTTCTTAATATTTTTCTTATTATCAAGACCTAATAATTCTTCCGCGTTTCCCGAGTTTTCTTGAGTCCATAATGCTTCGCTCATAATTATCTTCCTTTCCTCCTGCCGTATTCAAAACTACAATTCTAAATTTCTAACTAAATAACAAAATAATTAATAAATCGTTTAATATTTTCCCTTATTAATATTAAAACAATAATTTAATAAAAATTGCTTAAGTTGAAAAAAATAATAATTAAAATATGTTAAATTATTTAAACAATGATTAAAAACATTGTTATAACTGCAATTTCAAAGATTAAAGATTTTGTTATTATTATTAAGATTTATAAACTCTTATATTAAATAATCAACTACATGTC includes these proteins:
- a CDS encoding GntR family transcriptional regulator translates to MSEALWTQENSGNAEELLGLDNKKNIKKSNLLRIDISALPDKLPDFRNSEKTKDSILADWLVNWINTGLKEDKIRANQLLPQKNIIAGKVNLSIGTVQTAIRLIEDLGYVESKQRIGTFICDRNNPEKELRKQTSKRENAIEALKKLIFQNRYELGDLLPSSRELSKIIGSAPNTTRLALEYLSNIDIIESKGLKGNKSTWRLKALPQISEVELEASNEVDTDTLVDQVERDLKELIVQGYKIGDKLISHYELADTLKVSIKTVHDAMKRLVEQGILQSKRGRYGTFILRLPSDKQLMTGKESEIFAPAFQASLYNYEKVEIHLKQYIKENYRLDDKLPAMGKLALDLKVSSNTIRKALQRLSEQDIVKFSRGRYGGTFITNLPEDAEEKAASLTWLSINPEVANLYSTKK